From Streptomyces durmitorensis, a single genomic window includes:
- a CDS encoding TetR/AcrR family transcriptional regulator: MDSRATMPPVGRRERNKQRVRERLYSAAVELFVEKGYDHTSIDEIAERADVARGTFFNYFQRKEDIIGAWGDRRRAALVTGLEADSAFNPSSVAQLQQCMTVLVRINQEEPRLTTAMLTAWVKAGRPILEEPYVAEVFARIVDSGVQQGELSPGMSPICAGNVLRDVYLGALYRWAQKPSDTTGSLADELQQILRLLLDGMTARTAP; encoded by the coding sequence ATGGACTCGCGTGCGACGATGCCGCCAGTCGGCCGCCGGGAACGCAACAAACAGCGCGTCAGGGAACGTCTCTACTCGGCGGCGGTCGAGCTCTTCGTGGAGAAGGGGTACGACCACACCTCCATCGACGAGATCGCGGAGCGGGCCGATGTGGCACGTGGAACCTTCTTCAACTACTTCCAGCGCAAGGAAGACATCATCGGCGCCTGGGGAGACAGGAGGCGTGCCGCGCTCGTGACGGGCCTCGAAGCGGACAGTGCGTTCAACCCCAGTTCGGTCGCGCAACTCCAGCAGTGCATGACGGTCCTCGTCCGCATCAACCAGGAGGAACCGCGGCTCACCACCGCCATGCTCACCGCCTGGGTGAAGGCGGGCCGGCCGATCCTCGAGGAGCCGTACGTCGCGGAGGTGTTCGCGAGGATCGTCGACAGCGGGGTGCAGCAGGGAGAGCTGAGCCCGGGAATGTCGCCGATCTGCGCAGGCAACGTGCTGCGCGACGTCTACCTCGGAGCCCTCTACCGATGGGCCCAGAAACCGTCGGACACCACCGGATCCCTGGCCGACGAGCTGCAGCAGATCCTGCGACTTCTCCTCGACGGCATGACCGCGAGGACCGCTCCCTAA
- a CDS encoding MXAN_6230/SCO0854 family RING domain-containing protein — MTTTADDLAGLLLRRRQGVYVPSGAGRTAVTDAAVVVLEAELADRGHLLTAPLRRALAALSVADLAETGRKLIADVDALMGSDRHHAPLFQRFPDDIPYQHAYDRYTSLVVAHLAAQPHQPCMNCAGTQSRVRALAPCAHLLCDDCHRKELDTGCCDLCCVWYACPICENRYETDGPTDPWIDSGAGLGGDGGEILRALCLAAPGDAAAELAALLARRTPLSPQDHDDLVLLLGHLDPADAAHWLPADIPLRESKALALAPLLDVPDVRALVGRYADTATDVLRMLVVRAGGDPDLLELPRLRGLPRAVRRELLALLDGFDLRRLAEDMARNPRAWKRVGEILHPFEQAHRHARVALAFAVLRGTRIGDSALGEVLLAEAARHEDVRIEGDRLRIVTWQGRVEEAIGRWDTTAAAGLLRERPGELLRRLDLLLARSGSETLPDAVGEALADALPRSGPGPLLGAYGRMKVRSVPGHRRVFFPRGRVTRAYAVEDHRPPLPSRVAGRAGELIEAEAVRRLAAGSRGEQYEVAVLDASLDDLPVPFAERASAASLVAVPRGSSLPMPADSETVRLFLHWLQPKGVRVDLDLSVALYDDLWRFIGLCDYTQLTYAGGAARHSGDLTSAPAPHGATEYLDLDLPRLANVGVRFVVPAVLSYNNVPFDELPDAFAGFMAVEGTGRAVYDPRTVRQRFDLAGHAALRVPMIVDLRSRRAWWTDVTLVTGDGNHDVWRYSKQLGRMGNDLLDTFRPGGRATLWDLACWTAAARTDGTVYVRGKGHVLWGYRRAEDEPRADFALRVRDGWEPDELRAEPGPELAGRRALLALLHGELEGAKGIASGTVYRLYPGPVDAAAAVRITAGDLAGWLEPA, encoded by the coding sequence ATGACGACGACGGCCGACGATCTCGCCGGGCTGCTGCTGCGCCGCCGCCAGGGTGTGTACGTTCCCTCCGGCGCCGGACGGACCGCCGTGACCGATGCCGCCGTGGTCGTCCTCGAAGCCGAACTCGCCGACCGCGGGCACCTGTTGACCGCCCCGCTGCGCCGCGCGCTGGCCGCGCTCTCCGTCGCCGACCTCGCCGAGACCGGCCGCAAGCTGATCGCCGACGTCGACGCGCTGATGGGCTCCGACCGCCACCACGCCCCGCTGTTCCAGCGCTTCCCCGACGACATCCCGTACCAGCACGCGTACGACCGCTACACCTCCCTCGTCGTCGCGCACCTCGCCGCCCAGCCGCACCAGCCCTGCATGAACTGCGCCGGCACCCAGTCCCGCGTCCGCGCGCTCGCGCCCTGCGCGCATCTGCTGTGCGACGACTGCCACCGCAAGGAGCTGGACACGGGCTGCTGCGACCTGTGCTGCGTCTGGTACGCCTGCCCCATCTGCGAGAACCGCTACGAGACGGACGGGCCCACCGACCCCTGGATCGACTCCGGCGCCGGACTCGGCGGCGACGGCGGCGAGATCCTGCGCGCGCTGTGCCTGGCCGCGCCGGGCGACGCCGCCGCCGAGCTCGCCGCCCTGCTCGCCCGCCGCACGCCTCTGAGCCCGCAGGACCACGACGACCTGGTCCTGCTGCTCGGGCACCTCGACCCGGCCGACGCGGCGCACTGGCTCCCGGCGGACATACCCCTGCGCGAGAGCAAGGCGCTCGCCCTCGCGCCGCTGCTCGACGTGCCGGACGTGCGCGCGCTCGTGGGGCGGTACGCGGACACCGCCACCGACGTGCTGCGCATGCTAGTCGTGCGTGCCGGTGGCGACCCCGACCTGCTCGAACTGCCGCGCCTGCGCGGGCTCCCGCGTGCCGTACGCCGTGAACTCCTCGCCCTGCTCGACGGGTTCGACCTCCGTCGCCTCGCCGAGGACATGGCCCGCAACCCGCGCGCCTGGAAGCGGGTCGGCGAAATCCTGCACCCCTTCGAGCAGGCGCACCGGCACGCGCGCGTGGCACTCGCCTTCGCCGTCCTGCGCGGGACCCGCATCGGGGACTCCGCGCTCGGTGAGGTGCTGCTCGCCGAGGCCGCCCGGCACGAGGACGTCCGCATCGAGGGCGACCGGCTGCGGATCGTCACCTGGCAGGGCCGCGTCGAGGAGGCCATCGGCCGCTGGGACACCACGGCCGCCGCCGGGCTGCTGCGCGAGCGCCCCGGTGAACTCCTGCGCCGCCTGGACCTGTTGCTGGCCCGGTCCGGCTCCGAGACCCTGCCGGACGCGGTGGGCGAGGCGCTCGCGGACGCCCTGCCCCGCTCCGGACCCGGGCCGCTCCTCGGGGCGTACGGCCGCATGAAGGTCCGTTCCGTGCCGGGGCACCGCCGCGTCTTCTTCCCGCGCGGGCGCGTCACCCGGGCCTACGCCGTCGAGGACCACCGGCCGCCGCTGCCGTCCCGGGTGGCGGGGCGTGCCGGGGAGCTGATCGAGGCGGAGGCGGTGCGGCGGCTCGCCGCGGGCTCGCGGGGCGAGCAGTACGAGGTGGCCGTCCTTGACGCCTCGCTCGACGACCTTCCGGTGCCGTTCGCCGAGCGCGCCTCGGCGGCCTCGCTGGTCGCCGTTCCGCGTGGCAGCTCGCTGCCCATGCCCGCGGACAGCGAGACCGTGCGGCTCTTCCTGCACTGGCTGCAGCCCAAGGGTGTGCGGGTCGACCTCGACCTGTCCGTCGCGCTCTACGACGACCTGTGGCGCTTCATCGGCCTGTGCGACTACACGCAGCTGACGTACGCGGGCGGCGCCGCCCGGCACTCCGGCGACCTGACATCGGCGCCCGCCCCGCACGGCGCCACCGAGTACCTGGACCTCGACCTGCCGCGGCTGGCCAACGTGGGGGTGCGCTTCGTGGTGCCCGCGGTCCTCTCGTACAACAACGTCCCCTTCGACGAACTCCCGGACGCCTTCGCGGGGTTCATGGCGGTGGAGGGCACGGGGCGCGCGGTCTACGACCCGCGGACCGTGCGGCAGCGCTTCGACCTCGCGGGCCACGCTGCGCTGCGTGTGCCGATGATCGTCGACCTGCGGTCGCGGCGCGCCTGGTGGACCGACGTCACTCTCGTCACGGGCGACGGCAACCACGACGTGTGGCGGTACAGCAAGCAGCTCGGCCGCATGGGCAACGACCTGCTCGACACCTTCCGGCCGGGCGGCCGGGCCACCCTGTGGGACCTCGCCTGCTGGACGGCGGCGGCCCGCACGGACGGCACCGTGTACGTGCGGGGCAAGGGCCACGTCCTGTGGGGTTACCGCCGCGCCGAGGACGAGCCGCGCGCCGACTTCGCGCTGCGTGTCCGCGACGGCTGGGAGCCGGACGAGCTGCGCGCGGAGCCGGGCCCTGAGCTGGCGGGCCGCCGCGCGCTACTCGCCCTCCTGCACGGCGAGTTGGAGGGGGCAAAGGGCATCGCGTCCGGCACGGTGTACCGGCTCTACCCGGGGCCGGTGGACGCGGCCGCGGCGGTGCGGATCACGGCGGGGGACCTCGCGGGGTGGCTGGAGCCCGCGTGA
- a CDS encoding ABC transporter substrate-binding protein: MRANPRASSVSRRSLLRAIGGGAAVSTLAGCGVPAAYIGPGERAAGDRSRRDRTLTFANWPLYIDTDDDDSTKRPSLDAFEKRTGIDVRYTEEINDNDEFFGKISPSLMNHQETGRDLIVISDWMCARFVRLGWVQEMDRSRQPNVTKYLDPLLRSPSFDPGRKNTVPWQSGITGIAYNKRKLGREIKHVSDLWDDDLKGRVTLLSGLDESFALLMQGDGVDITKWKADDFHAVCDRVEKLVASKHIRRFTGNDYIKDLSSGDVLACQAYSGDVIQLQADDPDIEFVVPEEGAELWAESLMIPNLARHKQNAEALIDYYYEPEVAADLAAWVNYVCPVPAARDILASSKDKELAALAEDPLIFPDDAMRKRLAIARDITSEERTEFAKRWNAIAGL, translated from the coding sequence GTGCGAGCGAACCCCAGAGCCTCCTCAGTCTCCCGTCGGTCCCTGCTGCGTGCCATCGGCGGTGGGGCGGCCGTCAGCACGCTCGCGGGCTGCGGCGTGCCCGCGGCGTACATCGGACCCGGCGAGCGCGCGGCCGGGGACCGTTCCCGGCGGGACAGGACGCTGACCTTCGCCAACTGGCCGCTGTACATCGACACCGATGACGACGACTCGACGAAGCGGCCCTCGCTCGACGCCTTCGAGAAGCGGACGGGCATCGACGTCCGCTACACGGAGGAGATCAACGACAACGACGAGTTCTTCGGCAAGATCAGCCCGTCCCTGATGAACCACCAGGAGACCGGCCGCGACCTCATCGTCATCAGCGACTGGATGTGCGCCCGCTTCGTGCGGCTCGGCTGGGTCCAGGAGATGGACCGCAGCAGGCAGCCGAACGTCACCAAGTACCTTGACCCGCTGCTGCGTTCGCCCAGTTTCGACCCCGGCCGCAAGAACACGGTGCCCTGGCAGTCCGGGATCACCGGCATCGCGTACAACAAGCGCAAGCTGGGCCGGGAGATCAAGCACGTATCGGACCTGTGGGACGACGACCTCAAGGGCCGGGTCACACTGCTCTCCGGGCTCGACGAGTCGTTCGCGCTGCTCATGCAGGGCGACGGGGTCGACATCACGAAGTGGAAGGCCGACGACTTCCACGCGGTGTGCGACCGGGTGGAGAAGCTGGTGGCCTCGAAACACATCCGCCGCTTCACCGGCAACGACTACATCAAGGACCTGTCGAGCGGCGACGTCCTGGCCTGCCAGGCCTACAGCGGCGACGTGATCCAGCTCCAGGCGGACGACCCGGACATCGAGTTCGTCGTCCCCGAGGAGGGCGCCGAACTCTGGGCGGAATCCCTGATGATCCCCAACCTGGCCCGCCACAAGCAGAACGCGGAAGCGCTCATCGACTACTACTACGAGCCGGAGGTGGCCGCGGACCTGGCCGCCTGGGTCAACTACGTCTGCCCCGTACCGGCCGCGCGCGACATCCTCGCCTCGTCCAAGGACAAGGAGCTGGCCGCGCTGGCGGAGGACCCGCTGATCTTCCCGGACGACGCCATGCGCAAGCGGCTCGCGATCGCTCGGGACATCACGTCGGAGGAGCGGACGGAGTTCGCGAAGCGGTGGAACGCGATCGCGGGGCTTTAG